A single genomic interval of Effusibacillus lacus harbors:
- a CDS encoding alkaline phosphatase family protein, with the protein MKKVILLLVDSLMPAVLEDCLRHKTVPALQFLKDRGRYWPDCVTVFPTMTATVDSSLVTGVYPDRHRIPGLIWYDPETKSIINYLNGWRCVWKLGLNHCVQNVLYDLNEKHLSKQVTTLFEELASRGKTSASLNAIIHRGTQKHQVRLPFLLNLITGFRFNQQISGPDVLTLGSMVQTDMEGTIPYYLKGLRHLFGINDKYAVTVAINLIRSGKQPDFMLVYLPDNDKKVHKKNPAHAEGSLIQVDHHLQEILNAFGSWEQALDQCVFIVTGDHGQTRIGKGQEFNVDLDKVLEPFRVLQPGEQAGDHDLVVCNNERSAYLYPLKPDQQELILQRLSMESRFDLIAWKKGKGVAVKEGGSGREVYFEPEGSLADIYGATWAITGEWAVLDLSVKQGILNYGCYPDALSRLYGALYSQDIPMIVVTARPRYELISRYYPRHMNGGCHGSLHQYDSLIPLLVAGTETPVKEPPRLVNLKQFVLGLFET; encoded by the coding sequence ATGAAAAAAGTGATTCTCCTGCTTGTGGATTCCTTAATGCCTGCTGTCTTGGAAGATTGCCTGAGGCATAAAACCGTTCCTGCTCTTCAGTTTCTGAAGGATCGGGGAAGGTACTGGCCTGATTGCGTAACCGTGTTCCCCACCATGACGGCTACGGTGGACAGTTCATTGGTAACAGGGGTTTACCCTGACCGCCATCGAATTCCCGGTCTTATTTGGTATGATCCGGAAACAAAATCCATCATCAATTACCTTAACGGATGGAGGTGTGTTTGGAAGCTGGGGCTCAATCATTGCGTGCAGAATGTTCTTTATGACCTGAATGAAAAACATCTGAGCAAACAGGTCACCACTTTGTTTGAGGAACTGGCATCCAGAGGAAAAACATCTGCCTCCCTCAATGCCATCATTCATCGAGGGACCCAAAAACATCAGGTAAGGCTTCCCTTTCTACTCAATCTTATTACCGGCTTTCGGTTTAACCAGCAGATTTCCGGACCCGATGTGCTGACACTGGGGTCAATGGTGCAAACGGATATGGAAGGGACAATTCCCTATTACCTTAAAGGTCTCAGACACTTATTCGGAATAAATGACAAATATGCCGTAACCGTTGCGATAAATCTGATCCGGTCCGGCAAGCAACCTGATTTTATGCTGGTCTACCTTCCCGACAACGATAAAAAGGTGCATAAAAAGAACCCCGCACACGCGGAAGGTTCTTTAATCCAGGTGGATCATCATCTGCAGGAAATTTTGAACGCTTTCGGTTCCTGGGAACAGGCTCTGGACCAATGCGTCTTTATTGTCACCGGCGATCACGGACAGACTCGAATCGGCAAGGGACAGGAATTCAATGTCGATCTTGACAAGGTGTTGGAGCCTTTTCGGGTGCTTCAGCCGGGAGAACAAGCAGGGGATCATGACCTGGTGGTTTGCAACAATGAGCGAAGCGCCTATCTCTATCCTTTGAAACCGGATCAACAAGAGCTAATTTTGCAGCGTTTGTCAATGGAGTCAAGATTTGATCTGATTGCCTGGAAGAAAGGAAAAGGAGTAGCGGTCAAAGAAGGGGGATCCGGCAGGGAAGTGTATTTCGAACCGGAAGGATCGCTGGCCGACATTTATGGAGCCACATGGGCGATCACCGGGGAATGGGCTGTGCTGGATTTGTCCGTGAAACAGGGGATTCTGAATTATGGCTGTTATCCTGACGCACTTTCCAGGTTATATGGTGCGCTCTACTCTCAAGACATCCCCATGATTGTTGTGACTGCCCGCCCCAGATATGAATTGATAAGCCGGTACTACCCAAGGCATATGAATGGCGGCTGTCACGGTTCTTTGCATCAATACGATTCCCTGATTCCTTTGCTAGTGGCCGGAACGGAAACCCCGGTCAAAGAACCGCCGCGCCTGGTTAACTTGAAACAATTTGTCCTTGGGCTTTTTGAAACTTGA
- a CDS encoding YheC/YheD family endospore coat-associated protein → MDKNVLFGVMTVSLPNRHSPLSSKEGYVPSTTWRHFHQAGLRHEVKVIFFHPEDVNFFQNRVHAWSCSSSDGKSGWVRKWHRMPDVVYENVLLRALRQTGALTVKREFQKKGIPVFNPALFQKNRIADILKRNKQVSRHIPKTIQVRTVKDVLSFLEQVKCVYLKPVRGTGGKGILELQLQQDSVRVRAQRFIKDKGFDRTFSRQKLAAFLRYLLQKGRYIAQEKVELLTRDGRKIDFRFQLNRNETGKWQLVGIRPKLGPVGSIVSNLHSGGIEGDWEEISEWAFKEGYPFPGKQELTKAAIATAEEFTRYRRNLGLVGLDIGVDVNGRYYVLDVNPRPGRNVLTSGMIRDSVYAITGFAKYLALKYK, encoded by the coding sequence ATGGACAAAAATGTGCTTTTTGGCGTGATGACGGTTTCCCTGCCAAACCGGCACAGCCCTTTGTCTTCGAAGGAAGGGTATGTGCCTTCGACCACCTGGCGCCACTTTCACCAGGCCGGACTCCGCCATGAAGTGAAGGTGATTTTTTTCCATCCGGAAGATGTCAATTTCTTTCAGAACCGGGTGCACGCCTGGTCCTGTTCTTCCAGTGACGGCAAAAGCGGATGGGTCCGGAAGTGGCACCGGATGCCCGATGTGGTGTATGAAAATGTGTTGCTGCGAGCATTGAGACAAACCGGCGCGTTAACCGTCAAAAGGGAGTTTCAGAAAAAGGGAATCCCGGTATTCAACCCTGCCCTGTTTCAGAAAAACCGCATCGCCGACATCCTGAAGCGAAACAAGCAGGTGTCCCGCCATATTCCCAAAACCATACAGGTACGGACCGTGAAAGATGTACTCTCCTTCCTGGAACAGGTGAAATGTGTCTACCTCAAGCCGGTCAGGGGCACCGGCGGCAAAGGCATTCTGGAACTGCAGCTGCAGCAGGATTCGGTACGGGTGAGGGCACAGCGGTTTATTAAGGACAAAGGGTTTGACCGAACCTTCTCCAGGCAAAAATTGGCCGCGTTTCTTAGGTATCTGCTGCAGAAAGGGCGGTACATCGCGCAGGAAAAAGTTGAACTTCTGACACGGGATGGCCGCAAGATTGATTTCCGCTTCCAATTGAACCGTAACGAAACAGGTAAATGGCAATTGGTCGGAATTCGTCCGAAGCTAGGCCCTGTGGGGTCCATCGTATCCAATTTGCACTCGGGAGGAATCGAAGGAGACTGGGAGGAGATTAGCGAGTGGGCTTTCAAGGAAGGCTATCCTTTCCCCGGCAAGCAGGAATTGACGAAAGCGGCGATTGCCACCGCTGAGGAGTTTACCCGTTACAGACGGAATCTGGGTCTAGTTGGACTGGACATAGGAGTGGATGTGAATGGCCGGTATTATGTGCTGGATGTCAATCCCCGTCCCGGACGAAACGTGCTGACATCCGGGATGATCCGGGATTCCGTGTACGCCATTACGGGCTTTGCCAAGTATCTTGCCTTAAAATACAAATAA
- the acnA gene encoding aconitate hydratase AcnA encodes MAQDKFSARRQLQVGGKQYVYYSLPALEEAKLGPVSKLPFSIKVLLEAAVRQFDGVAITEDHVKKIANWTEERDLNQEIPFKMARIVLQDFTGVPAVVDLAAMRDAMKKMGKDPQKINPLVPVDLVIDHSVMVDYFGSEDALEQNMKLEFERNGERYRFLRWAQTAFNNFRAVPPATGIIHQVNLEYLASVAMTAEVDGETQVFPDSLVGTDSHTTMINGLGVVGWGVGGIEAEAGMLGQPLYFVTPEVVGFKLTGELAEGATATDLALTVTNILRKKGVVGKFVEFFGPGVSKMSLADRATVANMAPEYGATMGFFPVDEETLNYMRLTGRSEEQIALVEAYYKAQGMFRTDDMADPVFSDVVELDLSAVVPSLAGPKRPQDRIELSAMKEGFNTAIRTPIEKGGFGLTEEQINKEAKVEHPNGEVSTLRTGSVVIAAITSCTNTSNPSVLIGAGLLAKKAVEKGLKKPAFVKSSLAPGSRVVADYLAEAGLMEYLEALGFHIVGYGCATCIGNSGPLPEEISKGIADSDLTVAAVLSGNRNFEGRVHPQVKANYLASPPLVVAYALAGNVDIDLTTEPIGYGKNNEPVYLKDIWPSSEEIKEAINKAVRPELFRQRYANVFTGNEVWNRIDAPTGTLYNWDENSTYIANPPFFTDLGEDLNAIQEIKGAKTLLLLGDSVTTDHISPAGSIKADSPAGKYLQEHGVAPVDFNSYGSRRGNHEVMMRGTFANIRIRNQVAPGTEGGVTTYLPTGEVMSVYDASMKYQENNVPLVVIAGKEYGTGSSRDWAAKGTFLLGVKAVIAESFERIHRSNLVGMGVLPLQFTEGVSWKTLGITGQETFDIVGLSDAIQPGQKAKVVATRPDGSSFEFDVIVRLDSVVDIDYYRNGGILQKVLRQLAK; translated from the coding sequence ATGGCACAAGACAAATTCTCAGCCCGCCGCCAACTGCAAGTGGGCGGCAAACAGTATGTCTACTATTCACTGCCGGCCCTTGAAGAAGCGAAGCTGGGCCCTGTCTCCAAGCTTCCGTTCTCGATCAAGGTGCTCCTGGAAGCGGCCGTCCGTCAATTTGACGGGGTTGCCATTACGGAAGACCATGTGAAGAAAATCGCCAACTGGACGGAAGAGCGCGATCTCAACCAGGAGATTCCTTTCAAGATGGCGCGGATTGTACTGCAGGACTTCACCGGCGTTCCGGCCGTAGTGGATCTTGCGGCCATGCGCGACGCGATGAAGAAGATGGGCAAAGACCCGCAGAAGATCAACCCGCTGGTGCCTGTTGACCTGGTCATTGACCATTCTGTGATGGTGGACTATTTCGGCAGCGAAGATGCCCTTGAGCAAAACATGAAACTCGAGTTTGAGCGCAATGGCGAGCGTTACCGCTTTCTCCGCTGGGCGCAGACCGCATTCAACAACTTCCGTGCCGTTCCTCCGGCCACCGGGATCATCCACCAGGTGAACCTGGAGTATCTCGCGTCTGTTGCCATGACGGCGGAAGTGGATGGGGAAACCCAAGTATTCCCGGATTCCCTTGTAGGTACGGACTCCCACACCACCATGATCAACGGCCTCGGGGTTGTCGGCTGGGGGGTAGGCGGTATCGAGGCGGAAGCCGGAATGCTCGGACAACCGCTCTACTTTGTCACACCTGAAGTTGTGGGCTTCAAACTGACTGGCGAACTGGCAGAAGGAGCAACCGCAACCGACCTGGCGCTCACCGTGACCAATATTTTGCGGAAGAAAGGCGTTGTCGGTAAGTTCGTCGAGTTCTTCGGACCCGGCGTCAGCAAGATGAGCCTGGCAGACCGCGCCACCGTTGCCAACATGGCTCCTGAGTACGGCGCTACGATGGGCTTCTTCCCGGTTGACGAAGAAACACTGAACTATATGCGCTTGACCGGTCGCAGCGAAGAACAGATCGCGCTGGTGGAAGCTTACTACAAGGCACAAGGAATGTTCCGCACCGACGATATGGCGGATCCCGTGTTCTCCGATGTTGTGGAACTCGACCTGTCGGCTGTGGTTCCGTCCCTTGCAGGTCCGAAGCGTCCGCAAGACCGTATCGAACTGTCTGCCATGAAAGAGGGCTTCAACACGGCCATTCGCACACCGATTGAAAAAGGCGGCTTTGGTCTGACTGAGGAACAAATCAACAAAGAAGCGAAAGTGGAGCACCCGAACGGCGAAGTCTCCACTCTGCGCACCGGATCTGTCGTGATCGCTGCCATCACCAGCTGTACCAACACCTCCAACCCGAGCGTGCTGATCGGTGCCGGTCTGCTGGCGAAGAAAGCCGTTGAGAAAGGCCTCAAGAAGCCTGCTTTCGTGAAGAGTTCTCTGGCGCCCGGTTCCCGCGTTGTGGCGGATTACCTGGCAGAAGCGGGCCTCATGGAATACCTGGAAGCTCTTGGTTTCCACATTGTCGGATACGGATGCGCAACCTGTATCGGGAACTCCGGTCCGCTGCCGGAAGAAATCAGCAAGGGAATTGCGGACAGCGATCTGACCGTTGCGGCTGTTCTGTCCGGCAACCGGAACTTCGAAGGCCGCGTTCACCCGCAAGTGAAGGCTAACTATCTGGCTTCGCCGCCACTGGTTGTCGCATACGCGCTGGCGGGGAACGTGGACATCGATCTGACAACCGAGCCGATTGGTTATGGCAAAAACAATGAGCCGGTGTATCTAAAGGATATCTGGCCGTCTTCCGAAGAGATCAAGGAAGCCATCAACAAAGCGGTTCGTCCGGAACTGTTCCGTCAGCGCTATGCCAACGTCTTCACCGGCAATGAAGTTTGGAACCGGATTGACGCACCGACCGGAACCCTGTACAACTGGGATGAAAACTCAACCTATATCGCGAACCCGCCGTTCTTCACCGACCTTGGCGAAGATCTGAACGCGATTCAGGAAATCAAGGGTGCGAAGACCCTGCTGCTGCTTGGCGATTCGGTAACCACCGACCATATTTCGCCGGCGGGAAGCATCAAGGCGGACAGCCCGGCTGGCAAATACCTGCAGGAGCATGGTGTGGCACCCGTTGACTTCAACTCCTACGGTTCCCGCCGCGGTAACCACGAAGTGATGATGCGAGGAACCTTCGCCAACATCCGGATCCGCAACCAGGTGGCTCCGGGTACGGAAGGTGGCGTAACCACCTACCTGCCAACCGGCGAAGTGATGTCTGTGTACGATGCTTCCATGAAGTATCAAGAAAATAATGTTCCGCTGGTTGTCATTGCCGGCAAGGAATACGGAACCGGAAGCTCCCGTGACTGGGCGGCGAAAGGGACCTTCCTGCTGGGCGTGAAAGCGGTCATCGCCGAAAGCTTCGAGCGGATTCACCGCAGCAACCTGGTGGGCATGGGCGTACTGCCGTTGCAGTTCACCGAGGGCGTAAGCTGGAAGACCCTTGGCATCACCGGCCAGGAAACCTTTGACATTGTGGGCCTCAGCGATGCGATCCAACCGGGTCAGAAAGCGAAAGTCGTCGCAACCCGTCCGGACGGCAGCTCCTTCGAATTCGATGTGATTGTGCGCCTGGACAGCGTGGTGGACATCGACTACTACCGCAACGGAGGCATCCTGCAAAAAGTACTGCGCCAACTGGCGAAGTAA